One segment of Arthrobacter sp. MMS18-M83 DNA contains the following:
- the leuS gene encoding leucine--tRNA ligase, giving the protein MSVQPETETGAQSTVAGETPEEGVYSFASMEAKWPEVWEDLKVFTPVDDGSRERRYVLDMFPYPSGDLHMGHAEAFAMGDVVARYLRQKGFDVLHPIGWDSFGLPAENAAIKRNAHPSEWTYANIDTQAASFKRYAISADWSRRLHTSDPEYYRWTQWLFKRFYERGLAYRKDSPVNWCPKDLTVLANEQVVNGACERCGTPVTKKSLNQWYFKITEYADRLLDDMSELQGHWPERVLAMQRNWIGRSEGAHVRFAIEATDGRAEREVTVFTTRPDTLYGATFFVVAADAHLALDLVTPEHHNALMAYREKVKALSDIERQSTEREKTGVFTGRYAINPLNGEKLPVWAADYVLADYGTGAIMAVPAHDQRDLDFARAFDLPVRPVLNTGGEDPAETGIATAGEGTLMNSGELDGLSKAEAIPAAIDILEKLGTGEKFVNFRLRDWLLSRQRFWGTPIPIIHCAECGEVPVPDDQLPVTLPENLRGEALSPRGTSPLAAALEWVNVECPNCGRAAQRDTDTMDTFVDSSWYFLRFVSPHYTEGPFDPAKINDWMPVGQYVGGVEHAILHLLYARFFTKVIHDMGLLAADEPFSALLNQGQVLNGGKAMSKSLGNGVDLGEQLDKFGVDAVRLTMVFASPPEDDVDWADVSPSGSAKFLARAWRLGKDVTSETGVDVTTGDRALRTVTHRTIADAAELLDNNKFNVVVAKLMELVNATRKTIDSGAGGADPAVREAAEAVGIILSLFAPYTAEDLWNQLGHPASVANAGWPSHDASLLVQDTVTAVVQVQGKVRDRLEVSPDISEDALREHALASENVQRALDGRGIRTVIVRAPKLVNIVPA; this is encoded by the coding sequence GTGAGCGTTCAGCCGGAGACAGAAACCGGAGCACAGTCAACAGTGGCAGGCGAGACGCCCGAGGAGGGTGTCTACAGCTTCGCCTCGATGGAGGCCAAATGGCCAGAAGTCTGGGAAGACCTCAAAGTCTTCACTCCTGTTGATGACGGATCCCGTGAGCGGCGCTATGTCCTGGACATGTTCCCCTACCCTTCAGGCGACCTCCACATGGGCCACGCCGAGGCTTTCGCGATGGGCGATGTGGTGGCACGCTACCTCCGGCAGAAGGGCTTCGACGTCCTGCACCCCATCGGCTGGGACTCCTTCGGCCTGCCGGCAGAGAACGCCGCAATCAAGCGCAACGCCCACCCCAGCGAGTGGACCTACGCCAACATCGATACCCAGGCTGCATCGTTCAAGCGTTACGCCATCTCCGCCGACTGGTCCCGCCGGCTGCATACTTCGGACCCGGAGTACTACCGCTGGACACAGTGGCTGTTCAAGCGTTTCTACGAGCGCGGCCTGGCCTATCGCAAGGATTCCCCGGTCAACTGGTGCCCGAAGGACCTGACCGTCCTGGCCAACGAACAAGTGGTCAACGGCGCTTGCGAACGCTGCGGAACTCCCGTGACCAAGAAGTCCCTCAACCAGTGGTATTTCAAGATCACTGAATACGCTGACCGCTTGCTGGATGACATGTCGGAGCTCCAGGGGCACTGGCCCGAGCGTGTGCTGGCGATGCAGCGCAACTGGATCGGCCGCTCCGAAGGTGCACACGTGCGATTCGCGATCGAAGCCACGGACGGCCGCGCCGAACGCGAGGTCACTGTCTTCACCACCCGCCCGGACACCCTGTATGGGGCAACGTTCTTCGTCGTCGCCGCAGACGCTCACCTGGCGCTGGACCTGGTCACACCCGAACACCACAACGCCCTCATGGCCTACCGCGAAAAGGTCAAGGCCTTGTCGGACATTGAGCGCCAGTCCACTGAGCGCGAGAAGACCGGTGTGTTCACCGGCCGCTACGCGATCAACCCCCTCAACGGCGAAAAGCTGCCTGTCTGGGCCGCCGACTATGTGCTTGCCGACTACGGCACGGGCGCCATCATGGCAGTCCCTGCCCACGACCAGCGCGACCTCGATTTCGCCCGGGCCTTTGACCTGCCGGTGCGTCCGGTGCTGAACACCGGTGGGGAAGACCCTGCCGAAACCGGCATTGCGACCGCCGGTGAAGGCACCCTGATGAACTCCGGCGAACTGGACGGATTGTCCAAGGCCGAGGCCATCCCTGCAGCCATCGACATCCTGGAAAAGCTGGGCACGGGGGAGAAGTTCGTCAACTTCCGCCTGCGCGACTGGCTCCTGAGCCGGCAGCGATTCTGGGGTACTCCGATCCCGATCATCCACTGCGCCGAATGTGGCGAGGTGCCGGTACCGGACGATCAACTGCCTGTGACCCTGCCTGAAAACCTGCGCGGAGAAGCGCTGTCGCCTAGAGGCACGTCTCCTCTCGCTGCGGCACTGGAATGGGTCAACGTCGAATGCCCCAACTGCGGACGGGCCGCCCAGCGGGACACGGACACCATGGACACGTTCGTTGACTCGTCCTGGTACTTCTTGCGCTTCGTCTCCCCGCATTACACCGAGGGCCCTTTTGATCCGGCCAAGATCAACGACTGGATGCCCGTCGGGCAGTATGTGGGCGGCGTGGAGCACGCCATCCTGCACTTGCTCTACGCCCGCTTCTTCACCAAGGTCATACACGATATGGGCTTGCTTGCAGCGGATGAGCCCTTCAGCGCCCTGCTCAACCAGGGACAGGTCCTCAACGGTGGCAAGGCCATGAGCAAGTCCCTCGGCAATGGCGTGGATCTTGGCGAGCAGCTGGACAAGTTCGGCGTCGACGCCGTTCGCCTGACCATGGTCTTCGCATCGCCGCCAGAGGACGACGTCGACTGGGCCGACGTCTCGCCGTCGGGCTCGGCGAAGTTCCTCGCCCGTGCCTGGCGCCTTGGCAAGGACGTCACGAGCGAAACGGGTGTCGATGTCACCACCGGTGACCGCGCCCTCCGCACCGTCACCCATCGGACCATCGCCGACGCCGCTGAGCTGTTGGACAACAACAAGTTCAACGTCGTGGTGGCCAAGCTGATGGAGCTGGTCAATGCGACCCGCAAGACCATCGATTCCGGTGCCGGTGGTGCAGATCCCGCCGTCCGTGAAGCCGCCGAGGCGGTGGGGATCATCCTGAGCCTCTTCGCGCCGTACACGGCCGAGGACCTGTGGAACCAGTTGGGCCACCCGGCCTCCGTGGCGAATGCTGGCTGGCCTTCCCACGATGCCTCCCTCCTTGTCCAGGACACCGTGACGGCTGTCGTGCAGGTTCAAGGAAAGGTCCGCGACCGCCTCGAGGTGTCGCCGGACATCAGCGAGGACGCGCTTCGCGAGCACGCCTTGGCGAGCGAAAACGTGCAGCGGGCACTCGATGGCCGTGGCATCCGCACGGTGATCGTGCGCGCGCCTAAACTGGTCAACATCGTCCCGGCCTAG
- the glpK gene encoding glycerol kinase GlpK: MSQYVIAIDQGTTSSRAIVFDHSGNIVSSGQMEHEQIFPQAGWVEHNPVEIWDNTREVIGSALSKANLTRHDIAAVGITNQRETAVVWDKNTGEPIYNAIVWQDTRTQSIVDELAQDGGPERFKQKVGLPLATYFSGTKIKWILDNVEGARAKAEAGDLIFGNTDCWVLWNLTGGIDGGVHATDVTNASRTMFMDLDTLQWDQDILDVFGVPASMMPAIKSSSEVYGTVHTSQLLREVPVAGILGDQQAATFGQAAFQAGEAKNTYGTGCFLIFNTGEEIVHSKNGLLTTLGYKLGDAKPHYALEGSIAVTGSLIQWLRDNLGMISSAPEVETLAAGVEDNGGVYIVPAFSGLFAPYWRADARGAIVGLTRFANKGHIARAALEATAFQTREVLDAVNADSGVPLTELKVDGGMVANEALMQFQADILGVPVVRPKVVETTALGAAYAAGLAVGFWKDLGELSANWGEDKRWEPQLPAEEQERQMRLWKKAVTKSMDWVDEDVK, encoded by the coding sequence ATGTCGCAATACGTCATCGCCATTGACCAGGGAACCACCAGCTCGCGCGCCATCGTTTTCGACCACTCGGGAAACATCGTTTCCTCCGGCCAGATGGAACACGAACAGATCTTCCCCCAGGCCGGATGGGTGGAGCACAACCCGGTCGAAATCTGGGACAACACCCGTGAGGTCATTGGCTCGGCGCTCTCCAAGGCGAACCTGACCCGGCACGACATCGCCGCCGTCGGCATCACGAACCAGCGCGAAACCGCCGTCGTGTGGGACAAGAACACGGGCGAACCCATCTACAACGCGATCGTCTGGCAGGACACGCGTACACAATCGATCGTGGACGAACTGGCCCAGGACGGTGGACCCGAACGCTTCAAGCAGAAGGTAGGCCTGCCCTTGGCAACCTACTTCTCCGGGACCAAGATCAAGTGGATCCTGGACAACGTTGAAGGTGCGCGGGCCAAGGCTGAAGCCGGGGACCTCATCTTCGGCAACACCGACTGCTGGGTCCTGTGGAATCTGACAGGCGGCATCGACGGCGGAGTGCACGCCACGGACGTCACCAACGCCTCGCGCACAATGTTCATGGACCTCGACACCTTGCAATGGGACCAGGACATTCTGGACGTGTTCGGCGTGCCGGCGTCGATGATGCCTGCCATCAAGTCCTCTTCCGAGGTCTACGGCACCGTGCACACGTCCCAGCTGCTGCGCGAAGTTCCCGTGGCGGGCATCCTGGGTGACCAACAAGCGGCAACCTTTGGCCAGGCGGCGTTCCAGGCCGGCGAAGCCAAGAACACCTATGGCACCGGCTGCTTCCTGATCTTCAACACGGGCGAGGAGATCGTCCACTCGAAGAACGGCCTCCTGACCACGTTGGGTTACAAGCTGGGCGATGCCAAACCCCACTACGCATTGGAGGGTTCCATCGCAGTCACGGGTTCGCTGATCCAGTGGCTGCGCGACAACCTTGGCATGATCAGCTCAGCTCCCGAGGTGGAGACGCTTGCGGCCGGGGTCGAGGACAACGGCGGCGTGTACATTGTTCCGGCCTTTTCCGGCCTGTTCGCCCCGTACTGGCGCGCCGACGCCCGCGGAGCCATCGTGGGACTGACCCGTTTTGCCAACAAGGGCCATATCGCCCGCGCAGCGCTGGAGGCAACCGCGTTCCAGACCCGCGAAGTGCTCGACGCCGTCAACGCGGACTCGGGCGTTCCACTGACCGAGTTGAAGGTCGACGGCGGCATGGTTGCCAATGAGGCCCTCATGCAGTTCCAGGCGGACATCCTGGGCGTCCCTGTGGTCCGTCCAAAGGTCGTGGAGACCACGGCCCTGGGTGCGGCCTACGCCGCCGGCCTCGCGGTCGGTTTCTGGAAGGACCTCGGCGAACTCAGCGCCAACTGGGGCGAGGACAAGCGCTGGGAGCCGCAGCTTCCGGCCGAAGAGCAGGAGCGCCAGATGCGCCTGTGGAAGAAGGCTGTGACCAAGTCCATGGATTGGGTGGACGAGGACGTTAAGTAG
- a CDS encoding MIP/aquaporin family protein, producing the protein MSLGIVFLSEVFGTGMLTLLGCGVVANVALKGTKGNSGGFLMVNFGWGIAVFAGVYVAAMSGAHLNPAVTLGLLVDGKAEFAPGVAVSAASTFTYFGGELTGAFLGAIFAWLAHKQHFDAEPLAASKLAVFSTGPAIRSYPWNLVTEIIGTFVLVFVILTFGGTPSGLGPLAVALLVVGIGASLGGPTGYAINPARDLGPRIAHAILPIKGKGSSDWAYSWVPVVGPLLGGTIAGLVAHSVPIMATIAK; encoded by the coding sequence ATGTCTCTCGGAATTGTTTTCCTTTCCGAAGTGTTCGGAACCGGAATGCTTACCCTGCTCGGTTGTGGCGTTGTGGCAAACGTCGCGCTAAAAGGCACAAAGGGTAACAGCGGCGGGTTCCTGATGGTGAATTTTGGCTGGGGCATCGCCGTATTTGCCGGCGTGTACGTGGCGGCTATGTCCGGCGCGCACCTGAATCCGGCCGTCACCCTTGGCCTCTTGGTTGACGGCAAGGCCGAATTCGCCCCAGGGGTAGCCGTGAGCGCGGCATCCACGTTCACCTACTTCGGCGGAGAACTGACCGGCGCCTTCCTCGGCGCCATCTTCGCGTGGCTCGCCCACAAGCAGCACTTCGACGCCGAGCCGCTGGCAGCAAGCAAACTCGCGGTGTTCTCCACGGGTCCGGCGATCCGCTCATACCCCTGGAACCTCGTAACAGAAATCATCGGCACTTTTGTGCTTGTCTTCGTGATCCTGACATTCGGCGGCACTCCGTCCGGCCTCGGACCGCTCGCAGTGGCACTGCTCGTCGTGGGTATCGGCGCGTCCCTTGGCGGGCCCACGGGCTATGCCATCAACCCGGCCCGTGACCTCGGTCCGCGCATCGCCCACGCCATCCTGCCAATCAAGGGCAAGGGCTCCAGCGACTGGGCATACTCGTGGGTTCCCGTGGTCGGACCGCTCCTGGGCGGAACCATCGCGGGCCTGGTTGCCCACTCAGTGCCGATCATGGCAACCATCGCCAAGTAG
- a CDS encoding glycerol-3-phosphate dehydrogenase/oxidase, with the protein MGHTRISGSAAGSPRRTSASALRERPKAQVLIIGGGINGVGTFRDLALQGVDVALVERGDYCQGASGASSHMIHGGIRYLENGEFRLVQESVVERNRLLKIAPHYVKPLQTTIPIFSTFSGILSAPTRFLTHKQGKPTERGAFLIKLGLSMYDFFSRDGGSVPRHQFRGREKALAELPRLHPDIKYAATYFDASVHNPERLTLDVLQDGEKAGIGSDLPGGSARASNYVSLVSMDSVSMGSVAMDAAAGATGAVLLRDELTGEEFSFHADVIVNTTGAWVDLTNKAMGAASRFMGGTKGSHIVLDHPELLAACGGREIFFEHTDGRIVLIYPMGDRVLVGTTDVDADMAQDAVCTEGEIDYFFDLVGHVFPSITVDRSHIVYSFAGVRPLPRHDDTQPGFVSRDYRIERSDRPASDAAATQGGKAAVVLSLIGGKWTTFRALAEHLSNDVLRELGMERKVSTAKLAIGGGSGFPDSEDGIQDWVKKHMAPGLDADRVSGLLTRYGTRAEDVIAFLKAGEDRKLRSTNELSVRELEFMAASEQIGHLVDVLIRRTSLAFRGLVTGELLNEIAEVLSGPLGWDPAQRDAEIQHAQEVLLRFHGVTVHSLVA; encoded by the coding sequence TTGGGACACACCAGAATTTCCGGTTCCGCAGCAGGATCACCACGTCGGACCTCCGCTTCGGCACTTCGTGAACGGCCGAAAGCCCAGGTACTGATCATCGGAGGCGGCATCAACGGCGTCGGCACTTTCCGTGATCTGGCGCTGCAGGGCGTGGACGTCGCACTCGTGGAGCGCGGTGACTACTGCCAGGGCGCCAGCGGAGCTTCGTCCCACATGATCCACGGCGGTATCCGCTACCTCGAGAATGGGGAATTCCGCCTCGTGCAGGAATCCGTGGTCGAGCGCAACCGCCTCCTGAAGATCGCCCCGCACTACGTGAAGCCGTTGCAGACAACCATCCCCATCTTCAGCACCTTTTCGGGGATACTGTCCGCCCCCACACGCTTCCTCACGCACAAGCAAGGCAAGCCGACGGAACGCGGCGCCTTCCTCATCAAGCTCGGACTGAGCATGTACGACTTCTTCTCGCGCGACGGCGGCAGCGTGCCGCGCCATCAGTTCCGCGGCAGGGAAAAGGCACTGGCGGAGTTGCCGCGGCTGCACCCCGACATCAAATACGCCGCTACGTACTTTGATGCCTCCGTGCACAATCCGGAGCGCCTGACGCTCGATGTGCTCCAGGACGGTGAAAAGGCCGGCATCGGAAGTGACCTGCCCGGTGGCAGTGCCCGCGCCAGCAACTACGTCTCCCTCGTCTCGATGGACTCTGTCTCGATGGGCTCTGTCGCGATGGACGCCGCCGCCGGCGCGACCGGCGCCGTTTTGCTGCGCGATGAACTTACCGGCGAAGAATTCAGCTTCCATGCCGACGTCATCGTGAACACCACCGGTGCCTGGGTGGACCTCACCAACAAGGCCATGGGGGCCGCGAGCCGTTTCATGGGCGGCACCAAAGGCTCCCACATTGTGCTGGATCACCCGGAACTGCTTGCAGCCTGCGGCGGCCGGGAGATCTTCTTCGAACACACGGACGGACGGATCGTGCTGATCTATCCGATGGGTGACCGCGTCTTGGTGGGCACCACCGACGTCGACGCCGACATGGCCCAGGACGCTGTGTGCACCGAAGGCGAGATTGACTACTTCTTCGATCTCGTAGGGCACGTCTTTCCATCCATCACGGTGGACCGCAGCCACATCGTCTATAGCTTCGCCGGGGTCCGCCCCCTGCCACGCCATGATGATACCCAGCCGGGCTTCGTGTCACGCGATTACCGCATCGAACGAAGCGATCGCCCAGCCTCCGATGCCGCGGCGACCCAAGGCGGCAAGGCCGCCGTCGTCCTCTCACTGATCGGCGGAAAATGGACCACCTTCCGTGCCCTCGCCGAACACCTGAGTAACGACGTCCTCCGTGAGCTGGGCATGGAACGCAAGGTGTCGACGGCGAAGCTCGCCATCGGCGGCGGCTCCGGTTTCCCGGACAGCGAAGACGGGATCCAGGACTGGGTCAAGAAGCACATGGCTCCCGGACTCGACGCCGATCGCGTGAGCGGCTTGCTGACCCGCTACGGTACCCGCGCCGAGGATGTCATCGCGTTCCTCAAGGCGGGCGAGGACCGGAAACTGCGTTCCACGAACGAACTCAGCGTCCGGGAGTTGGAATTCATGGCCGCCAGCGAACAGATCGGGCACCTCGTGGATGTCCTCATTCGCCGCACCTCGCTGGCCTTCCGCGGCCTCGTGACAGGGGAGCTGCTCAACGAAATCGCCGAGGTCCTTTCCGGGCCGCTTGGCTGGGATCCAGCGCAGCGTGACGCGGAAATCCAGCACGCACAGGAGGTGCTTCTACGTTTTCATGGCGTGACTGTTCACAGCCTCGTCGCATGA
- a CDS encoding sugar-binding transcriptional regulator yields MPRVRHSEALRAAQMYYLQDLTMDAIARELRTSRSTVSRLLSSARESGLVQIQIRSPLDSAPELERMIRSHYGVDVHVVPVLDTLNEAETLDRVATQAARTIGPLVDSNAIIGVAWGATISAVSRHLTRKITHDSTIVQLNGAGNMQTTGITYASDIMRRFGIAYGARVEQFPVPAFFDHASTKTAMWNERSVQRVLDLQSRMSIAIFGVGSVHSDYPSHVYAGGYLDETDLNLLAGSDVVGDVATVFFRADGSSDGITLNERSTGPSHEQLRQVRRRICVVSGASKINGLRGALAAGLATDLILDEATAKRLVSFGSPS; encoded by the coding sequence ATGCCACGCGTACGACATTCAGAGGCCCTCCGGGCAGCGCAGATGTACTACCTCCAGGACCTCACGATGGACGCCATCGCCCGCGAACTGAGGACTTCGCGTTCAACGGTTTCCCGGTTGTTGTCCTCGGCCCGCGAGTCGGGACTGGTGCAGATCCAAATCCGGAGTCCACTTGACTCCGCCCCCGAACTGGAACGGATGATCCGCAGCCACTACGGCGTCGACGTACACGTGGTACCTGTCCTGGACACCTTGAATGAGGCGGAAACCCTTGACCGGGTGGCGACGCAGGCAGCACGCACTATCGGTCCACTTGTCGATTCCAACGCCATTATCGGCGTGGCCTGGGGTGCGACCATCAGCGCCGTCAGCAGGCACCTGACCCGCAAGATCACACACGACAGCACTATCGTGCAACTCAATGGCGCCGGGAACATGCAGACTACCGGCATCACCTATGCGAGTGACATTATGCGCCGTTTCGGCATTGCCTATGGCGCGCGGGTGGAACAGTTCCCCGTGCCCGCCTTCTTCGACCACGCTTCCACCAAGACCGCCATGTGGAATGAGCGCAGCGTCCAACGCGTGCTCGATCTCCAGTCGAGGATGAGCATCGCGATCTTCGGTGTCGGGTCGGTCCATTCGGACTATCCCAGCCACGTCTACGCGGGAGGCTACCTCGATGAAACCGACTTGAATCTGCTGGCCGGCTCCGACGTCGTGGGGGACGTTGCCACCGTTTTCTTCCGTGCTGACGGCTCTTCCGACGGGATCACCCTCAACGAACGTTCCACCGGCCCAAGCCACGAGCAACTGAGGCAGGTCCGGCGCCGCATCTGCGTCGTTTCGGGCGCATCCAAGATCAACGGCCTGCGTGGTGCCTTGGCGGCCGGGCTGGCCACGGATCTGATCCTGGACGAGGCCACCGCAAAGCGCCTGGTGAGTTTCGGGAGCCCATCCTGA
- a CDS encoding aldo/keto reductase, with product MKPSPRLSLNNGVLIDQLGFGLYKVPPADATSVVATALGAGYRHFDTAAMYGNETGVGRGIGSAVIPPAGVDGNTGGSGEGTHPLSREDVFVTTKLWNDDHGYDSTLRAFDNSMANLGLDYVDLYLIHWPCAGRGLFQESYRAMETLYREGRVRAIGVSNFQPAHLESLMQKAEVVPAVNQIELHPWLQQPRLRTLHEQLRIRTEAWSPLGRGQVLQDPAVRALADKYGKTPAQIIIRWHLQLGNIVIPKASTPARILENFNVFGFELDAEDMDGLATLERHHRTGSHPDNVN from the coding sequence ATGAAACCCTCGCCTAGGCTCAGTCTCAACAACGGCGTCCTGATTGACCAGTTGGGGTTCGGGCTCTACAAAGTGCCACCGGCGGACGCCACTTCTGTGGTCGCCACAGCGCTAGGCGCTGGCTATAGGCACTTCGACACCGCCGCGATGTACGGCAACGAGACCGGCGTAGGCCGCGGCATAGGCAGCGCCGTGATACCCCCGGCCGGTGTGGATGGCAACACCGGAGGCTCCGGGGAGGGCACGCACCCGCTCTCGCGCGAAGACGTCTTTGTCACGACGAAGCTCTGGAATGACGATCACGGGTATGACTCCACTCTCAGGGCTTTCGATAATTCCATGGCCAATCTCGGCCTGGACTACGTCGATCTGTACCTGATCCACTGGCCTTGCGCCGGGCGTGGCCTGTTCCAGGAGAGCTACCGGGCCATGGAGACCCTGTACCGCGAAGGCCGCGTGCGGGCGATCGGAGTTTCCAATTTCCAGCCGGCCCACCTTGAATCGCTGATGCAGAAAGCCGAAGTGGTTCCAGCCGTGAACCAGATCGAACTGCACCCATGGCTGCAGCAGCCACGGCTCCGGACCCTGCACGAGCAGTTGCGTATCCGCACCGAGGCTTGGAGCCCGTTGGGGCGCGGACAGGTCCTCCAGGATCCGGCCGTGCGCGCGCTGGCGGACAAGTATGGCAAGACGCCCGCGCAAATCATCATCCGGTGGCACCTCCAGCTGGGGAACATCGTGATTCCGAAAGCGAGCACCCCGGCACGCATCCTGGAGAACTTCAATGTCTTCGGCTTCGAGCTTGATGCCGAAGACATGGACGGCCTTGCCACCCTCGAACGCCACCACCGCACCGGGTCACACCCGGACAATGTCAACTAA
- a CDS encoding alpha/beta fold hydrolase, producing the protein MEQVDTHSPEPTPPSPREFFSQALASRTSASDIDLDGSNVAYWCYEPVTTTATTRTILVIHGFRGDHHGLLRVADHLPEMRIIMPDLPGFGSSEPFAGDPHTVERYGKFITGFMAALGLGPDTVLLGHSFGSIVASHFAASNPGAIRPLILVNPIAAPALEGPKGLMTKLAVMYYQVSAKLPRRLGLAVLRSRLIVRVMSATMAKTRDKELRAFVHGQHDAYFSAFADRASLLESFRASVSSHVAEVASQLDLPVLLVAGEKDEIALLRDQHKLLELLPDGALVVIPDVGHLIHYETPAPAAAAIRSFLEEHPA; encoded by the coding sequence ATGGAACAAGTGGACACCCACTCCCCCGAACCCACCCCGCCCTCCCCACGGGAGTTCTTCAGCCAGGCCCTGGCTTCCCGGACCAGCGCCTCGGACATCGATCTTGACGGCAGCAACGTGGCGTATTGGTGCTACGAACCGGTCACCACGACAGCGACCACACGAACCATCCTGGTCATCCATGGTTTCCGCGGCGACCACCACGGCCTGCTCCGGGTGGCCGACCATTTGCCCGAGATGCGGATCATCATGCCGGACCTTCCCGGCTTCGGCAGTTCGGAACCTTTTGCGGGAGATCCCCACACGGTGGAACGCTATGGAAAATTCATCACCGGCTTCATGGCGGCACTGGGCCTCGGGCCGGACACGGTTTTGCTCGGTCATTCCTTCGGCTCCATCGTCGCCAGCCACTTCGCCGCCTCGAACCCGGGTGCAATCCGTCCACTGATCCTGGTCAATCCCATTGCGGCTCCCGCGCTCGAGGGGCCAAAGGGCCTCATGACCAAGCTGGCAGTCATGTACTACCAGGTCTCTGCCAAGCTCCCGCGCAGGCTGGGGCTCGCCGTCTTGCGCAGCCGCCTGATTGTTCGCGTCATGAGCGCCACCATGGCCAAGACCCGCGACAAGGAACTCCGTGCCTTCGTCCATGGGCAGCACGATGCGTACTTCTCCGCCTTCGCCGACCGTGCCAGCCTTCTGGAGTCCTTCCGGGCCTCCGTGTCCAGCCATGTGGCCGAGGTCGCCAGCCAACTGGACCTCCCGGTGTTGCTGGTGGCCGGCGAAAAGGATGAGATCGCGCTGCTCCGGGACCAGCACAAACTGCTGGAGCTCCTGCCCGACGGCGCGCTGGTAGTGATTCCCGACGTCGGGCATTTGATCCATTACGAGACCCCGGCGCCGGCCGCCGCCGCCATCCGCAGCTTCCTGGAGGAACACCCCGCGTGA
- a CDS encoding glycosyltransferase family 4 protein: MKIVIDARFTRTDHHDGISRYGSSLIAATSKIADVTMLISDKRQLALLPDVPYVFISSPLSPRELFVAREVNKLGADVVVCPMQTMGTLGRKYGLVLTLHDLIYYEHPAPPGFLPAPVRLLWRLYHKAYWPQRLLLNRADIVATISHTTESLMAKFNLTRRPVRIVGNAPQPGQTPRDPEGGAEKSLLYMGSFMPYKNVETMIQGMSELPGFTLHLLSRITPQRRAELEPLVPPGARVEFHNGVTDAEYDSLLIRATALVSLSKAEGYGLPLVEAMALGTPVIASDIPIFREVGADAVSYVHPDSPAEFAAAVRALEDEGLWQARSRRSVERAADFKWDESARQLLAVAEEVVAMRSRKH, encoded by the coding sequence GTGAAAATCGTCATCGACGCCCGCTTTACCCGCACGGACCATCATGACGGCATCAGCCGCTACGGTTCGAGCCTCATAGCGGCGACGTCCAAGATCGCGGATGTCACCATGCTGATCAGCGACAAACGCCAGCTGGCGCTCCTTCCGGATGTCCCTTACGTGTTCATCAGCAGCCCGTTGTCGCCGCGCGAACTGTTCGTGGCGCGCGAAGTCAACAAGCTCGGCGCCGACGTGGTGGTTTGCCCGATGCAGACCATGGGAACCCTGGGCCGGAAGTATGGCTTGGTCCTGACCCTGCACGACCTCATCTATTATGAGCACCCGGCCCCTCCGGGCTTCCTGCCGGCACCTGTCCGGTTGCTGTGGAGGCTCTACCACAAGGCCTACTGGCCGCAGCGCCTGCTTCTCAACCGGGCGGACATCGTCGCCACCATCAGCCACACCACTGAGTCGCTCATGGCGAAGTTCAATTTGACCCGCCGGCCTGTCCGGATCGTGGGCAACGCACCACAACCAGGCCAGACGCCGCGCGATCCGGAGGGCGGCGCCGAGAAGTCCCTGCTCTACATGGGCTCGTTCATGCCGTACAAAAACGTGGAGACCATGATCCAGGGCATGTCCGAATTGCCCGGATTCACGCTGCATCTTCTGAGCAGGATCACCCCCCAGCGCCGTGCCGAGCTCGAGCCCCTGGTGCCGCCCGGTGCCCGGGTCGAATTCCACAACGGCGTCACGGATGCCGAATACGATTCCCTGTTGATCCGCGCCACGGCCCTCGTCAGCCTATCCAAGGCGGAAGGTTATGGGCTGCCCCTGGTTGAGGCCATGGCACTTGGCACCCCCGTGATCGCCAGCGACATTCCCATCTTCCGGGAGGTCGGTGCGGATGCCGTGAGCTATGTGCACCCGGATTCGCCCGCCGAATTTGCTGCGGCCGTCAGGGCCCTTGAAGACGAAGGGCTGTGGCAAGCGCGCTCACGCCGTTCGGTGGAACGCGCAGCCGACTTCAAGTGGGACGAATCGGCCCGTCAATTGTTGGCGGTGGCCGAAGAGGTCGTGGCGATGCGCAGTCGCAAGCATTAG